The following proteins come from a genomic window of Diprion similis isolate iyDipSimi1 chromosome 8, iyDipSimi1.1, whole genome shotgun sequence:
- the LOC124409043 gene encoding uncharacterized protein LOC124409043 has product MCFGRDRGARNGIKRSDAMLKHFVLLHNMLQASTAGHQVDHSRVGFNGLINTGMMLLPDETYEERSASRRSSSASNGNADSLEDNEDNEDVVDAAKALADLKRCDDFLKRHNIRPEFFCRHRERLALQSWLLQRSTASSKHASGGINHNLQMETNYVSCETGVDRYSIKRLIYEHTKN; this is encoded by the exons ATGTGCTTTGGACGCGACCGAGGCGCCCGTAATGGAATAAAGCGAAGCGATGCGATGCTGAAACACTTTGTGCTCCTGCATAATATGCTGCAGGCGTCAACTGCGGGTCACCAAGTCGACCATTCGAGGGTTGGTTTCAACGGACTAATCAACACGGGGATGATGCTTCTGCCGGATGAAACTTACGAGGAGCGTTCAGCTTCGAGGCGAAGCTCGTCGGCCAGCAACGGAAACGCAGATTCCCTCGAGGACAACGAGGATAACGAGGATGTCGTCGACGCCGCGAAGGCTCTGGCAGACCTGAAGCGGTGCGACGACTTCCTCAAGCGCCACAACATCCGGCCTGAATTCTTCTGTCGACACAGAGAGCGACTCGCCCTGCAATCCTGGCTCCTCCAGAGATCGACCGCATCCTCCAAACACGCTTCCG GCGGAATCAACCATAACCTGCAGATGGAGACAAATTACGTCAGCTGTGAAACGGGGGTTGACCGCTATTCTATAAAACGTTTGATATACGAACACACAAAAAACTAA